The region AGACCAAAAAGAAATAGCAAAAACCTGGCATTTGTCACCTATGTGCAATCATAACTGGAACATCCCATGCCTTGCTTTAATCTGCTGCAATCCTTGTCACATACATAATCTCTTTGTCTGAGAATCAAAGCGTGTCCTAATTACCGCCATTTAAAAGGAGTCCATGACATCGTTTGATGTAATATTACTGCCTGTCCCAATTAGCTGTGCACCTGTCAACCTAATTTTTCACttatgttcatttaaatgttacagGAATGCCCATTtattcatgttgttttgtttaattacgCAATTCCCTTTTCGCAAGTTAAACTTCATTAAATTAAGCAAACCGAAGTATTTTACTTCTCTCTGGACACATATAAATATGCCTTTGGAAggtaaaaatagatttttttaattaattaattatttttttttaatataaagttattttaaagCCTGGATTGTTTACCTACATGCTGTTGCCCCTGCCTAAATAACTGAAGATAAACAATTCAGTAGGATAACCAATTAATTTAATCTCTGAACCGGTTTTATGCCTTCTCTACAGCGATAACTATCACTTTCTTTCAAGGCTAACCTAAACCACGATCATCTATTTCACTTCATGGTTGTTTGGTGGTTCCTACCAATAGATAGATTTGCGTTGTACAGACTGCTAAAATTTCGACCACAGAAGGTTCAATATGTGACATATTAGAACATTCTGGAAAGAAACTACCAAGCTTTTCGCGTGATTTCAAGTGGACAATGGAGAATGAAAATATCACTATGCTGACCTCTAGTGTCGATTTGCgatattaatgtattttttgttataACGGTACACGTTTCTGCCAGTTTGTATCGCCGTACTCATCTTACTCAaatgcactgcctggccaaaaaataaataaaaaaaggtcaccacctggatttaactaatcaaataggtaagagcctctcattggataattactgcatgggtgattatgtttcagatggcaacaagttaattaaccctaactgatgcagtgagtagcttctcatttggtAAACAACCATGTTCAcaatcctgtggtcatggaaaagatgttactCGGTTTcggaagggtcaaattattggcatgcatcaagcagagaaaacgtctgtggagattgctgaaactactaaaatcgggttaagaactttCCaaggcattattaaaaagtggaaggacagtggggaaacattatcttcgaggaaggaatgtagtcggggaaaaaaacttgaatgattgtgatcggcgaccacttaaacgtgtggtgaaatcaaatcgtagaaaaacaacagtagaacttagggatatgtttaatagtgaaagtaagagtatttccacacgcacaatgcgacgGGCACTCAAGGGATTGGAACTAAATGGATGTGTaaccttaagaaaaccacttgtcagtgaggctaaccggcaaaaacggcttcaatttgctggggagcataaagattggactctggtgtaatggaagaaggtcatgtggtctgatgagtccagatttaccctgttccaaaATGATGgacgcatcagggtaagaagagaggcggctgaagtgatgcactcatcatgtctagtgcctactgtacaagcttgtgggggcagtgctatgatctggggttgctgcagttggtcaggtctaggttcagcaacgttatgtgcccaaagaatgaggacagctgactacctgaatatactgaacgaccaggttatgccatcaatggatttttttccttccctaTTGGCACTCGCatatattccaagatgacactgccaggattcatcgggctcaaaatGTGAAGGAGTGGTTCAGGAAGCATGAGacctcattttcacacatggactggccaccacagagtccagacctaaagctaaaggcggtccaatgaaatattagtgtgtgatctttttttttttttggccaggcagtgtatatatttgtatgtaaatTTAGAAAGAACACAAAACCAGAAATGGTACGCGTAGCCCTTATCCTCCGTCCGTTACATAATTATTATTGctatatttctatttctgttttattttttgtttgactgttttCTTGCACTTGAAAAAGTGGCATAGGACTACAGGGGAGACAATGTAAACGTtatgtgattttcttttgttttgtttgttaaaacttttttttcttttgatgtaTACGTTATTTGCCGCCCCATatggcattttctttttttaaacaactcgTGTGACTTAGATCTGCTGGTATACTAGGCTACAAAGTGTTCAGTTCCTTTAATATGAAACACTGATGGATATATTCAGTTAGTGAATTTTCAGTGCTACTGGCTGATGGCACAGTTTCCAGAAGATTGCAATACTATGAGGAAGCCGTTTCTAGAGGATTGCAGACAACGAGGAATTTGGACATGCGAGTTACCTAGCTAGGTTAAAAGCAAAATTTGGGTTTGATCTAACTTGTCATAGTCAATCTTAACACTTATGAGCACACATTTTAATGATTCACTTGTCGTCTTGCTTGTTTCCTTCAGATTAACCTAGACACACTTATAGAATGCTAGAATGCAGTGAGGCAATGCAGTCTTGGTTAACTAATATTTCTATAGGTGCTACCAGTTGAAATGGTAGAAGTACGCGTTTGTATTTTCACCCTCTGTTTTTGCGCCCACTAGCTTTGGCCTGAAAATGTATCCATACTAGGCTACCTGCTATATGAACATAACCATGTTGCCTGACAATCTGATATCTCAAACGGGATTAGGCTATACGTTCACATTACCAACCTAAAGTGATTCAAGTccaatttatgttttttttgacTTTGTCAGGACTACCTGGACACTATCTGGAGTCGCTTTTGTATCTGGTCCATGCGACTTAGTGGCTTTTGTCTGTACGCATGCGGTTAACTCTGTATTCGTCAAAACAATGTAGAAGTGACAATAGTGACGACTGTAAAACAGCCAAAGCCAACCGTATTACCTTTTTCGCCTTGTTTCGGCCTGCATGTCGTGTCAGTTCAATTTTCAACCATAGCAAAATGCGACGCGTACATTTTGCGGTTTTAATAGCCGAGTCATCTTACATGACGGTTTTATTGTTGATGGAGAAGCAGGTTACATCTAAAAATGTGTCAAAGAGCGCATTCGTGTGGTGTCGGAGGGCGCGTTCACATGACAGGTGTCATTTGCAATTATGAATGTGAACCGttaagaaagacagacaaatcCAAGATGAGGAAAAAATCGGAATTGAATAATATGGATTCTATTGTGAACGAACCCTCGACTACTTAGGCTTATGGCAATTAAAGGTGTTTAATAAGTCATACAATTCATTAATATCAATTTAATGATCATGGCAAAACTCTGCAGGTTCGTATATTGCAGCAGTCTGATACGTTTGGTAGTTTTTTATATAGCGTGCAGGATTTAAAACCCGAATCATTACTAAGCAGCGAATGACGCTGCAGTATGTGTAGCTCTAACCATCCTCTCGGTGTTCCAAGTAACCTTTtaaataaccaaacaaatatGAATTAGCCGCGCACTCCATTTTCACGAGCGGATAGCTTGACCATAGTCTGCCGAAAGTTCACGTTTGGTCGCAGTATAACGAAAAAAGACCGCAAGATGAAAAATAGTAAAACAGAGGGGCCtataagattaaaaaaacccGTGTTTACAGTGCATATGTGCAAGTCGGTTTCCGTGAGGTTACACACACTACCTACGTAGGTACACGATGAACCAATCAAAATATGGAGCTCAAACAGGAAGCAGTGTAGTTGCGTCGTTATTTTCACTGTACACCCGCTACCTAGCTAACTAAACGCATATTTCTTTTTAAGACGTTTCGTTTTCGTTTAggcaaaatgaaacacaacTCTAATGTGCCCGCATTCCTTACAAAGCTTTGGACTCTGGTGGAAGATTCTGATTCTAATGAATTCATTTGCTGGAGTCAGGTAGATTAAGATAGTTAGCTGGTTTGCTATCATCCAATGGCTGTATGACTTTAGGAAACTAGCTATCTTAGATATGCTAGCTGTGCTAGATAGCTGTTTAAccgttagctagccagccaatAAAAGTGACTTGGTGGTTACGTTTAGCTAGCCAGGTAGCTAAATAACATATTTAGCTAGCCAGGTAGCTAAATAACATATTTAGCTATCGTTATGTAGCTTTTAACACGCTTAGCTAGCTATGGCGTGCAGTCCTCGATTAGTGAGCTAACTAGCTGAGTAAATACTAGACACGCAGTTTTAGCCGATTGCTAAGTGAAAtgagctagctaacgttacacGAACCTAGCTAATTGGCATGGTCTTTATTCAGCATGTAGATATGATAACGTAGATTTGTTAATCTGGATAGCTTGTTAACGCGATTGCTAGCTAGATAACTTGGTTATCACGTCAGTTTAGGTCAGCTGTGGAATGTGGTCATCTTACTAgtcagctaacgctagctagttaatCTAAGTAGCTAGGGTTAGCTATTTGTCTTTTCATAACGTTAACTTTGTAGCTAGTGAACAAGTTTCTCATTGTTGATTGTGTTGTTGGATTTAGACTTTCTTGTGACAGAAAACACTAGCTACCTGTCAAGTACCCGTACAGCAACGTTAATGTAATGCGCCATGtatttagtaaataaatgttgcGGCCTTCTCTGTTGGTAGATAGCGTTCGGAGTAAAATCGCATTGGTCCTAATTAAGTTATTCTACCGGTTTGCATGAAATTGATGTGCTACCTAGtcagtgatgtttgtttttacaggAGGGAAACAGTTTTCTTGTGTTGAATGAGCAGCGATTTGCAAAAGAGATCCTCCCAAAGTTTTTTAAGCACAATAACATGGCTAGCTTTGTCCGGCAGCTGAACATGTgtaagtgcttttttttttttctcagcctGCACATAAACCCTTCCATCTTAACTGTTGATCTATGAGTGAAgttaaatgtttgcatgttttatcACTCCTTTTCACAGATGGCTTTCGCAAGGTGATGCACATCGACACTGGCATAGTGAAGCAAGAACGAGATGGGCCGGTTGAATTTCAGCATCCCTACTTCAAGCATGGCCAAGATGATTTGCTGGAgcacataaagagaaaagtCAGTTGTGTAGGAGCATGCAGCACCATGATTTGCTGTAAAGCTGAACGATGAGGTTTAAGAATATAACAGAAGAACCTGAGAACATATTAATGAATTCAGGTCCTGGATTAAGAGCTACACTTGGGGCTATACACTAAAAGCATTTTGTAGAAGTAGAGCTTCAATTGATTGTCACAAAGACTGATGATTGGCAGAGAGACTAAAATGTTAAATCAGCAGATATATACTTCCATATTTACACTTAAATGCAGGTAGTCAAGCACACCAACATTGGCATTGTCACTGACACAGAAATATCAATTGTTGTGATCATTGGCCAACAGACGTCATATTGTACATTCCTAACCAGTCATGAGAAAAGTGATTTTCGAGATGGGATTCTGGGATAAGTTCTACCTCACAGTAGAAAATGCTTCAGTTTTGTGCTAAATATGGACTTGCCTATAGAAATAGACTTTTTATACACCAATTCTtttacagtaaatatattaAGGAAAACtattagtgcagtgttagtcaTTATTTGGAGTCACTTGAGAATTTACAAATTTCAGGTATCCAATGCCAGACCAGAGGATAACAAACTGAGGCAGGAGGACCTGTCCAGAATTTTGTCTAGTGTACAAACTGTTCAtgacaaacaagaaaatatgGATGCCCGGCTTGCCACATTGAAACGGTAATTTTAGACACTTTGCAATATTATTGAATCAGTATTTTGTTAGATATTTTTGCTCTATTTCCAAAGTTTTATGTCTTTGGACTCCATACGGTTACGTTTATGTGGCTCCAACTCTTATTTCAATTCCTGTCATTATTCAGTGAAAATGAggctctgtggagagagatgTCAGACTTGAGGCAGAAACATGCCCAGCAACAACAAGCTATAAAAGAGgtacagtaaatacattttgatcaTATACATTCTCACGATATTTAGACGTAGAGAATGTGTAGGCCAAATAATATTTTCAGTATGTGATATCTTGATATTTGGTCTAATACCAATGTTTCCTTCTTCCCTTTTAGCTTGTACagttcattttcacacttgttcAGAACAACCGCATGCTAAACTTGAAGCGTAAAAGGTAAGATTTGGGCAACCAGTTACCACCTTTGGCGGGAGGAGAGTCTATAAAAAGTTAAATGCTTTGCTTATACTACTGGCTAAGCTGTCTCCCACCACTCTGTTGAAACCAGGCCACTGCTATTGAGCAGCAATGGGAAAAAGTCAAAATTCATCTCCCAGATCTATGAGGACGCAGTGGACCACAGCAAAGTATGTATGAAGAGATGTGCAGTGAGGATTACTGCTGTCTTCATTAGCACTGCAGCCACAATCAGGAAAAGCCGAACATTGAACTGGTAGCCTATGCACCCTGTTGTTTTAAAGTGTGATTCTTTTGACTCCTGTCCTAGGGACCTTATGTCCAGTGCCAGGTTTCCAAAGTACCTGATTTCAAAAGTTGGAGATTAGTTAAAACTGCAGCACACTGAGTCTCGGTGTTTAAGTGCTCTGGTCCAAAATTTGGGGAATATGCATTTACTGGCATAactacaaatgcaaaaaaaaaacaaaaaaaaaacttaaatagTAAGTCATACTGTAAGTCACTTAACAGAACTTTACATCAAGTCTCATTGTAGGTAAACAGTGGAGCCAAAAATCCATTTGGGCATTGTACTTAGTAAATGAGGATCTCCATGGTTGTGGCTTTAATGCTGCATAGTGCTTTCGACTTTGTGAACTCTCATTACTGCTGTTGATTATCctgccttctctgtctctgagaTGTCAAGCTTGTTTCTGTATATGGCTTAAGTTTGGGAGTCAGTGTCTTATTTTTGCCTTGGTGTGgaactaatttatttatctacCAATATGGCTACCTAATTAATATAGACTTGATTGCTGTTGAAACATGTTGAGCTTCCTTCCTGTGTTAGTCTGCAGTCAGTGGGCACAATGGACTGAAGAACAGCTCTGACATttctgatgatgtcatcatcTGTGACATTACTCATGAGGACGCAGAAGTAACAGTGGACACATCAAGAACAGCAGATGACGGGTAAGTGTTTGTGGGatgttttgaatgtttgaaaCTGGGGTAGTCTCAGGTCTTCCCCAAACAAaaagcagggttttttttttgctggttggttttgttctttgtttctgGTTTTTGTGTAATCTAATGGTCTTGCATGTATGGGAAGTTCATACACATGTTATTATCAAAAGAGAATTTTTATTgcaaggttttttgtttttttttaatgaaagaaagTACTCGTGTATAGACACCATTTTTCAGTATATGAGCACTATTCCAAACTGTTGTGTGTGGCATTAAGTACTGGTGTACATGCTGCATGCTCTTCACAGTATTATATGGCATCCAGTAAGAGAGACGCACAATTTAGTGTAGTAAGCAATCACATGACAATTTATTGACTACCTACCATTAGTGAAAACCAATAGTGAGTCAACAATGTGATAACAAATGGAAAAGGTAGTAAAAATTTACTTTATCCTTTAATTTTagaaaagaaatcaaattaaataggCCCCTCTTACCAGCCAGTTAGTATAAATAGCTAAATTTGAACTGTTACAACCAGTGAAATtgctattttaaaaaggaaacgAAGGAAAATTACTACAATCAGCTGCACTGCATGCTCTCTAACACTTAGTGaacagaagttaaaaaaaaaaatgtctgtctgtgtatacaTCTGCAAACCATTGCTGAGATTTCCTCATTACTTTCTACTTTAGGGGTTTAGGTTAACTTGTCAAGGAGGGACCCAGTAGACCTTAGTGGTCGTATTACAGATCTATTGTTAAAAGTTGACAAAGTTATTCAGATGTGTTGAAAAGCTTTAGATACAGTTATAGAATATACAAGCTCTGAGCTTCCTATTAGTATATGCATCACTGACTGAAGTCTGGGATTGCTGGTGGCTCAAAGCTCCTTTAAGCCTTGAAAGTGCACAGTATGCCATTTTGAACATCCAAAACCATATGCCTCTCGTGTCATGAGCTAAAGGTGCATGGGAGCATTACCAATTCAAGTGCATGAGGAAAgcaaataaatgattaaactgTAAAATTACAAGCCAATCTGGTGCAAATATATCATGctacaaatgcaaaaatgattgatttatttatatatatatatatatatatatatatatatatatatatatatatatatatatatattttttttttttttttattatttttttttatagaattATGGGcatcataaaatgtaaatttactaACATACCTGTAAATGTACATGATACAAGCTTACAGTGAGTGAAAATATTTCGTAGGCATTGTTTGGCAGCTTGAATGTAGAGAACAATCTGGAGATGACAGAAAATTCAGCATATGATGCAGTATGTCCGCTCTTGTCCACAATTTTGGTTTAAGGTCGTGTGATGATGATTGATGTTGCTGTTAACAGCAGATGTTAAACTCTAACCACACAAGGCAGGAATACTGCACTGTTCACTTTCTCCAATACACCAGATTCATCTCACTGAGAGCATGATGAGCTATGCCAGGTATCTTATAGTAGGATTAACAAGAAGTTATGCGGTGGCATGGTCCTTCTGCACAGTTTGGTTACTCTGTCCTAAACGTTTCTCGGTTCTGCTCTTCTACAGTCACATAAAGAATATTCTAGAACTAATCTGTTTCTAAATCTATTTATCTATAGGGATGTTGAAATTGTTGAAGTAAACTATCAAGACAGTTCATCAGCAGAAAAGACAAGTCCCAAGGGAACGATGTCAACAGACATTACTattgaagatgaagaagaagaagaagaagacgacGAAGATGAAATGCCCAAAAGCACTATAAACACTCTAGCAGATACCAGCATGCTACAGTTAAATAATTCCTCATGCCTGAGTCAGGAGGATCCTGTGAAGATGATGGATTCCATCCTCAGTGAGAGTGGTGCCATTTCACAGAATATTAACCTTTTGGGCAAGTAAGTAAGAATTACACTTTACCTACCTAAGACTGCATTTATACTCTCTTTAGCACTTGTCAACAGAAATGGGGAGTCCCTGGTGAATTGTGTGGGATAGATGTGTTAGTTCTCCACCCAAGTTTTGAAAAGGTAGatttgtctgattttttttttttaaaggcttaaCTAATTGGTTGCATTGAAGCCCAGTGAAAAGTGTTAAGAGGAGTGGTGAGTCATTCAGTCCTAAAGCTGGTGGAGTTGTCCTACAGTTATAAATATGATTACATATAACTGAACACAGTTATGATGGGTTGAAAAATAGTTAACCAATCTCTGAAGTATCCGTATTAAATGTAGCTTTAGGTGATGGGTGAAAACAATTTGTCTCTGTTTGAAGTGCTTTTAAGAAAATGTGATCTTTCAAATAGAGTTGAGCTGATGGACTATTTGGACAGTATTGACTGCAGTTTGGAAGACTTCCAGGCCATGCTGTATGGAAAACAGTTTAGCATTGACCCCAACGTTCTGGAGGTGCGTGTCATTTCTAAGATCAAAGGGGATGATCCCATTCGTCCATCTTTTGTGCCACTTCTTTCAGGAGAATCGTTccctgttcattttcattttcttaaattttagtttcatatttcatacacATCTAATGATTTCATTGCTTCCCATCAGGAGGTGAGTCCTGTCCAACAGGTATTTCAGTATGGAGAActgtttattttgaatgatGGCACCcttgtatgttttttgttttgtttttctttttctttgtctgctTACAATGgtcaaaacaggaaacaggttCAATCCCAAAAGACGAACTTTCCATAAAAAACAGGATTGAGACTGGCGATGCAGGTAAACATGTATTCTTCTGTATTAGCTTAAGTTATAAGTCTAATTGGTTAATTGTATATTCCAGAGTTTCAGACAGTAGTGCTAAAAGAGCCACAGCACTG is a window of Electrophorus electricus isolate fEleEle1 chromosome 3, fEleEle1.pri, whole genome shotgun sequence DNA encoding:
- the hsf2 gene encoding heat shock factor protein 2 isoform X2, producing the protein MKHNSNVPAFLTKLWTLVEDSDSNEFICWSQEGNSFLVLNEQRFAKEILPKFFKHNNMASFVRQLNMYGFRKVMHIDTGIVKQERDGPVEFQHPYFKHGQDDLLEHIKRKVSNARPEDNKLRQEDLSRILSSVQTVHDKQENMDARLATLKRENEALWREMSDLRQKHAQQQQAIKELVQFIFTLVQNNRMLNLKRKRPLLLSSNGKKSKFISQIYEDAVDHSKSAVSGHNGLKNSSDISDDVIICDITHEDAEVTVDTSRTADDGDVEIVEVNYQDSSSAEKTSPKGTMSTDITIEDEEEEEEDDEDEMPKSTINTLADTSMLQLNNSSCLSQEDPVKMMDSILSESGAISQNINLLGKVELMDYLDSIDCSLEDFQAMLYGKQFSIDPNVLEVRVISKIKGALFSDKQLIQYTSCPLLAFLDGCSPLPSEPDLQPGEPSQSALKQDAEEAVDLLDSALGTDDAPRSTMIRLEPLTEEEASEATLFYLCELNSDLPPSDPPQLGV
- the hsf2 gene encoding heat shock factor protein 2 isoform X1 — translated: MKHNSNVPAFLTKLWTLVEDSDSNEFICWSQEGNSFLVLNEQRFAKEILPKFFKHNNMASFVRQLNMYGFRKVMHIDTGIVKQERDGPVEFQHPYFKHGQDDLLEHIKRKVSNARPEDNKLRQEDLSRILSSVQTVHDKQENMDARLATLKRENEALWREMSDLRQKHAQQQQAIKELVQFIFTLVQNNRMLNLKRKRPLLLSSNGKKSKFISQIYEDAVDHSKSAVSGHNGLKNSSDISDDVIICDITHEDAEVTVDTSRTADDGDVEIVEVNYQDSSSAEKTSPKGTMSTDITIEDEEEEEEDDEDEMPKSTINTLADTSMLQLNNSSCLSQEDPVKMMDSILSESGAISQNINLLGKVELMDYLDSIDCSLEDFQAMLYGKQFSIDPNVLEETGSIPKDELSIKNRIETGDADKQLIQYTSCPLLAFLDGCSPLPSEPDLQPGEPSQSALKQDAEEAVDLLDSALGTDDAPRSTMIRLEPLTEEEASEATLFYLCELNSDLPPSDPPQLGV